One region of Streptomyces davaonensis JCM 4913 genomic DNA includes:
- a CDS encoding acyl-CoA thioesterase, whose amino-acid sequence MSKELTKSFEVRWDDVDLNGHLRNTRYLEYASTARLGFLVESGWKPKDLLKAGYAAVSLGEEVAYLREILPLEVITVASRVVGLSPDGARWRFEHAFAREDGTEAAVVRTLGAWIDVRARRITAPPTGLLSALEAVRAADCEVLTSAKP is encoded by the coding sequence ATGTCCAAGGAACTGACGAAGTCCTTCGAAGTCCGTTGGGACGATGTGGACCTGAACGGCCATCTCCGCAATACCAGGTATCTGGAATACGCCTCCACGGCCAGGCTCGGCTTTCTGGTCGAGTCGGGGTGGAAGCCGAAGGACCTGCTGAAAGCGGGGTATGCCGCCGTGTCGCTCGGTGAGGAGGTGGCCTACCTGCGCGAGATCCTTCCCCTCGAAGTGATCACCGTGGCATCCCGCGTCGTCGGCCTGAGCCCGGACGGCGCACGGTGGCGCTTCGAGCACGCCTTCGCGCGGGAAGACGGAACCGAAGCCGCTGTCGTGCGCACCCTCGGCGCGTGGATCGACGTCCGTGCTCGCAGGATCACCGCACCGCCGACCGGCCTCCTGAGCGCCCTCGAGGCCGTCAGGGCGGCCGACTGCGAGGTACTCACCTCGGCGAAACCTTGA
- a CDS encoding NAD(P)/FAD-dependent oxidoreductase codes for MAATPSPTDEPLVGRHRVAVIGGGSAGISVAARLRRAGVRDITLIEPSDTHWYQPLWTLVGGGQAPLRISRRPEGSVIPDGVRWIRRRALAVDPDTRVVTLSDGAELTYEHLVMAPGLHLDWGGVPGLAEAVGHDVVSSNYAPEYAPRTWELIRQMRSGTAVFTHPASPLKCGGAPQKIAYLAADHWRRRKVLDNIRIVLVLPDPTMFKVPAWSQVLEKVADRYGIEVRLRSEMTAVDGNRREISVADHASGTKETLGYDFLHAVPPQRAPDWVKTGPLADPASPQGFVAADRHTLQHPTYDNVFALGDVANLPTSKTGAAVRKQAPVVAANLLDVMNGRSPSRRYDGYTSCPLVTARDRMLLAEFDYDLRPSPTFPLIDTFKERRDMWVFKRYILPPAYWHGMLTGRL; via the coding sequence TTGGCCGCCACCCCCTCCCCCACCGACGAACCACTCGTCGGCCGTCATCGAGTCGCCGTCATCGGCGGCGGCAGTGCCGGCATCAGCGTCGCGGCCCGCCTGCGCCGCGCCGGCGTCCGCGACATCACCCTGATCGAACCGTCCGACACGCACTGGTACCAGCCGCTGTGGACCCTGGTCGGAGGCGGCCAGGCGCCCCTGCGCATCAGCCGTCGCCCCGAGGGGTCGGTCATACCCGACGGTGTGCGATGGATCCGCCGCCGCGCCCTGGCCGTCGACCCCGACACCCGCGTGGTGACACTCTCCGACGGCGCCGAACTCACCTACGAGCACCTCGTGATGGCGCCGGGCCTGCACCTGGACTGGGGCGGCGTGCCGGGGCTGGCGGAGGCGGTCGGTCACGACGTGGTGAGCAGCAACTACGCACCCGAGTACGCCCCGCGCACCTGGGAGCTGATCCGGCAGATGCGCTCGGGCACGGCCGTCTTCACCCACCCGGCGTCCCCGCTGAAGTGCGGCGGCGCCCCGCAGAAGATCGCCTACCTGGCCGCCGACCACTGGCGCAGGCGGAAGGTGCTCGACAACATCCGGATCGTCCTCGTCCTCCCCGACCCGACGATGTTCAAGGTCCCCGCCTGGTCTCAGGTACTGGAGAAGGTGGCCGACCGGTACGGCATCGAGGTGCGGCTGCGCTCGGAGATGACCGCCGTCGACGGCAACCGCCGCGAGATCAGCGTCGCCGACCACGCGAGCGGCACGAAGGAGACCCTCGGCTACGACTTCCTGCACGCCGTGCCGCCACAGCGCGCCCCCGACTGGGTCAAGACCGGTCCGCTCGCCGATCCGGCCAGCCCGCAGGGTTTCGTCGCCGCCGACCGGCACACCCTTCAACACCCGACCTATGACAACGTCTTCGCCCTCGGCGACGTGGCAAACCTGCCCACTTCCAAGACCGGCGCGGCCGTACGCAAGCAGGCCCCGGTGGTCGCGGCGAATCTGCTGGACGTGATGAACGGCCGCTCTCCGTCGCGCCGCTACGACGGCTACACATCCTGCCCGCTGGTGACGGCCCGCGACCGGATGCTGCTCGCCGAGTTCGACTACGACCTGCGCCCCTCGCCCACCTTCCCGCTGATCGACACGTTCAAGGAGCGGCGGGACATGTGGGTGTTCAAGAGGTACATACTGCCGCCGGCGTACTGGCACGGCATGCTCACCGGCCGCCTCTGA
- a CDS encoding rhodanese-like domain-containing protein — translation MAREVTQEAFAAAWADGPLTVDVREAEEYATGHIPGARLMPLRTVPARLGELPTDRPVYVICASGNRSKTAADWMTSQGIDAYSVAGGTGAWARGGRPVAAGMHAA, via the coding sequence ATGGCTCGTGAAGTGACACAGGAGGCGTTCGCCGCGGCGTGGGCCGACGGCCCGCTCACGGTCGACGTACGGGAGGCGGAGGAGTACGCGACTGGGCACATCCCCGGGGCACGGCTGATGCCGCTGCGCACCGTGCCCGCCCGCCTCGGAGAGCTGCCCACCGACCGACCGGTGTACGTGATCTGCGCCAGCGGCAACCGCAGCAAGACGGCCGCCGACTGGATGACCTCCCAGGGCATCGATGCCTACTCCGTGGCCGGCGGCACCGGCGCCTGGGCCCGCGGCGGCCGTCCCGTCGCGGCCGGTATGCACGCGGCCTGA
- a CDS encoding M28 family peptidase — MVHRRSSAAAAEVWKRAAAAASPAVPGLLLRDPRPDGLLGLLAGLAVPPAKHLGRSDHGAFWNRGIPALMLTVTANFRNPHYHRSTDLPGTLDYERLAAVTEATATTAAWWAEAGHTE; from the coding sequence GTGGTGCACCGCCGCTCCTCGGCGGCGGCGGCCGAGGTGTGGAAGCGGGCCGCCGCGGCGGCCTCCCCGGCCGTCCCCGGTCTGCTGCTGCGGGACCCGCGGCCGGACGGTCTGCTCGGACTGCTCGCCGGACTGGCCGTTCCGCCCGCCAAGCACCTGGGGCGCAGCGACCACGGGGCCTTCTGGAACCGGGGGATCCCCGCGCTCATGCTCACGGTCACCGCGAACTTCCGGAATCCGCACTACCACCGGTCGACGGACCTGCCCGGAACGCTGGACTACGAGAGGCTGGCCGCCGTGACCGAGGCCACCGCGACGACTGCCGCTTGGTGGGCCGAGGCCGGCCACACGGAGTGA
- a CDS encoding alpha/beta hydrolase — protein sequence MNRTPVVFIHGAWLHALSWEAWVERFASRGFIATAPGWPGEAAAAMDVRLSPEPLGGLGLDALMDHYAGIVRSFDVSPVIVGHSVGGLIAQHLIGANVGRAAVAIAPAPINDVTRPAPPLWTPGQAEGADELVALSPERFRHVVANTVAPEESDRLFERYAIPAPHRLLTDLGCAGGVRNPLAVADTGNARRGPLLLISGQEDRLVPDSVTRAVYKQYGDSTAVTDLKQFADRAHSLVIDGGWRFVADYVLGWLDEHGVRPLPGGGLTA from the coding sequence GTGAACCGTACTCCCGTCGTCTTCATCCATGGCGCGTGGCTGCACGCGCTGTCCTGGGAGGCATGGGTGGAGCGGTTCGCGAGTCGGGGGTTCATCGCCACGGCGCCCGGGTGGCCCGGGGAGGCCGCGGCCGCCATGGACGTACGCCTGTCTCCGGAGCCGCTCGGCGGCCTCGGCCTGGACGCGCTGATGGACCACTACGCCGGTATCGTGCGGTCGTTCGACGTCTCGCCGGTGATCGTCGGACACTCCGTCGGCGGGCTCATCGCGCAGCACCTCATCGGCGCCAATGTCGGCCGGGCGGCGGTGGCGATCGCACCTGCCCCGATCAACGACGTCACCCGGCCCGCGCCGCCGCTGTGGACACCCGGACAGGCCGAGGGCGCCGACGAGTTGGTGGCCCTGTCCCCGGAGCGGTTTCGTCACGTCGTCGCGAACACCGTCGCGCCCGAGGAGTCCGACCGGCTCTTCGAGCGTTACGCCATACCGGCACCACACCGCCTGCTCACCGACCTCGGCTGCGCCGGTGGCGTGCGCAACCCGCTCGCCGTGGCGGACACCGGCAACGCGCGCCGCGGACCGCTCCTGCTGATCTCGGGGCAGGAGGACCGGCTCGTGCCCGACTCCGTGACCCGCGCGGTCTACAAGCAGTACGGCGATTCCACGGCGGTGACCGACCTGAAGCAGTTCGCGGACCGCGCCCACTCACTGGTCATCGACGGCGGATGGCGTTTCGTCGCCGACTACGTGCTCGGCTGGCTGGACGAGCACGGCGTCCGACCGCTGCCCGGGGGAGGGCTGACAGCGTGA
- a CDS encoding DsrE/DsrF/DrsH-like family protein, with amino-acid sequence MADTATIEKVSIIVSKGSLEGIYPALIMANGARAEGIEADLFFTFFGLDAITKKRWEHIKLATVGNPGLHLPTLLGGFPGVPDLVTRYMERKMDRLDIPPIPEFIEMIADTGAGIYACKASVDLFELDKDDLVEQVQGIITVGEFYERAAAGQIIYT; translated from the coding sequence ATGGCCGACACCGCCACGATCGAGAAGGTCTCGATCATCGTCTCCAAGGGGTCACTCGAGGGGATCTACCCAGCCCTGATCATGGCCAACGGCGCCCGCGCCGAGGGCATCGAGGCCGACCTGTTCTTCACCTTCTTCGGCCTTGACGCCATCACGAAGAAGCGCTGGGAGCACATCAAGCTCGCCACGGTCGGCAACCCCGGGCTGCACCTGCCGACCCTGCTGGGCGGCTTCCCGGGCGTGCCCGACCTGGTCACGCGCTACATGGAACGGAAGATGGACCGGCTCGACATCCCGCCGATCCCCGAGTTCATCGAGATGATCGCCGACACCGGCGCGGGCATCTACGCCTGCAAGGCGTCGGTGGACCTCTTCGAACTCGACAAGGACGACCTCGTCGAGCAGGTGCAGGGGATCATCACTGTCGGCGAGTTCTACGAACGCGCGGCCGCCGGCCAGATCATCTACACCTGA
- a CDS encoding family 10 glycosylhydrolase produces MRLPRVLTILAASLGLLLGAVTAPPAHARADDGAAAPAQWRSYWVDAFNPGIYTPAQVTALVEDALDVNANVLIVQTARRYDCFCNNALYPRTDAAIAPEPYDPLAEVVRQGHAAGLQVHAWVNVNTMWNSSTPPRSPAHVFNQHGPNATGADRWLNKKADGQERVGANAYVDPGHPAAVDYIVRGIQSIVRNYDVDGVNLDYVRYPDGSSTTTHSDWGYNAVSVARFQQTTGRTDVPLPSDTAWSDWRRSQVTQLVRRIYLGVWEVDPRARLSMDAITYGHGPQAVGGWRATRTYAEVLQDWAGWLDEGIMDTAVTMNYKRNWSPDQAQMFSEWSEFLADHQGERQAVNGPALYLNGVADSLSQVREALSPSAAGNTAAGWSGYSYAAPSKDVAANGVAAERAKLVQALTRGEDAPFSNEAAVPGMPWKTAPRDGHVTGRLVLRSGDPLDQVPVTLAPLTGGGRKTARLSDGSGWFGFAHVQPGLYLLTLSLPEDVIGAPKTVVRVTKGSIAKTAFPPFLTMP; encoded by the coding sequence ATGCGTTTGCCTCGCGTACTCACGATCCTGGCGGCGAGCCTCGGCCTGCTCCTCGGCGCGGTCACCGCGCCACCTGCCCACGCCCGTGCCGACGACGGCGCGGCGGCGCCGGCCCAGTGGCGCAGCTACTGGGTGGACGCGTTCAACCCGGGCATCTACACACCCGCCCAGGTCACGGCCCTGGTCGAGGACGCGTTGGACGTCAACGCCAACGTCCTGATCGTGCAGACGGCCCGGCGCTACGACTGCTTCTGCAACAACGCCCTGTACCCGCGCACCGACGCCGCGATCGCCCCGGAGCCCTACGACCCGCTGGCGGAAGTTGTCCGGCAGGGACACGCGGCCGGGCTGCAGGTGCACGCCTGGGTCAACGTCAACACCATGTGGAACAGCAGCACCCCGCCCCGCTCCCCGGCCCACGTCTTCAACCAGCACGGCCCGAACGCCACCGGAGCCGACCGCTGGCTCAACAAGAAGGCCGACGGCCAGGAACGGGTGGGTGCCAACGCCTATGTGGACCCCGGCCATCCGGCGGCCGTCGACTACATCGTCCGCGGCATCCAGAGCATCGTGCGCAACTACGACGTGGACGGCGTCAACCTCGACTACGTCCGCTACCCGGACGGCAGTTCCACCACCACCCACAGCGACTGGGGCTACAACGCCGTGTCCGTCGCCCGCTTCCAGCAGACGACGGGCCGGACGGACGTACCCCTGCCGTCCGACACCGCCTGGAGCGACTGGCGGCGCAGCCAGGTCACCCAGCTGGTGCGCAGGATCTATCTCGGAGTCTGGGAGGTCGACCCGCGGGCCCGCCTGTCGATGGACGCCATCACCTACGGACACGGGCCGCAGGCGGTCGGCGGCTGGCGGGCCACCCGCACGTACGCCGAGGTCCTGCAGGACTGGGCGGGATGGCTGGACGAGGGGATCATGGACACCGCCGTGACCATGAACTACAAGCGCAACTGGAGTCCGGACCAGGCGCAGATGTTCTCCGAGTGGTCCGAGTTCCTGGCCGACCACCAGGGCGAGCGGCAGGCGGTCAACGGACCCGCCCTGTACCTGAACGGCGTCGCGGACTCGCTCAGCCAGGTCAGGGAGGCGCTGAGCCCCAGCGCGGCAGGCAACACCGCGGCCGGCTGGAGCGGCTACTCCTACGCCGCCCCCAGCAAGGACGTGGCGGCCAACGGCGTGGCGGCCGAGCGGGCCAAACTGGTGCAGGCGCTGACGCGGGGCGAGGACGCGCCGTTCAGCAACGAGGCGGCGGTGCCCGGCATGCCGTGGAAGACGGCACCCCGGGACGGGCACGTGACCGGCAGGCTGGTGCTCCGGAGCGGCGACCCGCTGGACCAGGTACCGGTGACGCTCGCCCCGCTCACCGGCGGCGGCCGCAAGACCGCCCGGCTCAGCGACGGCTCGGGCTGGTTCGGCTTCGCCCATGTGCAACCAGGTCTGTATCTCCTCACCCTCTCCCTGCCGGAGGATGTGATCGGCGCTCCGAAGACCGTGGTGAGAGTGACGAAAGGCAGCATCGCGAAAACGGCGTTCCCGCCGTTCCTCACCATGCCATGA
- a CDS encoding sulfite exporter TauE/SafE family protein, which translates to MIAAVIAASLLIGVSLGVLGGGGSILTVPILIYLAGMETKEAIATSLFVVGVTSAAGVVSHARAGRVRWRTGLLFGLAGMTGAYAGGRLAGFIPGTVLLIAFALMMIATAVAMIRGRRKATTKTHHELPVLHVLLDGIVVGLVTGLVGAGGGFLVVPALALLGGLPMTVAVGTSLLVISMKSFAGLAGYLATVHIDWGFAALVTAAAVVGSLLGGLLAGRIPQDALRKSFGWFVAVMGVFVLGQQIGSDLRHTLLTSPWTWACAAAAAGVGVSWYLLRRIARTPERTSTTPAVPDTESPDSLITRP; encoded by the coding sequence GTGATCGCCGCCGTCATCGCCGCGTCCCTGCTCATCGGCGTCAGTCTCGGAGTCCTGGGCGGCGGCGGGTCCATCCTGACCGTGCCCATCCTGATCTACCTGGCCGGAATGGAGACCAAGGAGGCCATCGCCACCTCGCTGTTCGTCGTCGGCGTCACCAGCGCCGCGGGCGTCGTCTCGCACGCCCGCGCCGGACGCGTTCGGTGGCGTACCGGGCTGCTGTTCGGTCTGGCCGGCATGACCGGCGCCTACGCGGGCGGACGCCTGGCGGGGTTCATCCCCGGCACCGTCCTGCTCATCGCGTTCGCCCTCATGATGATCGCCACCGCCGTCGCCATGATCCGCGGCCGCCGGAAGGCAACGACGAAGACCCATCACGAACTCCCCGTCCTCCACGTCCTGCTCGACGGCATCGTCGTCGGGCTGGTCACCGGACTGGTCGGCGCGGGCGGCGGCTTCCTCGTCGTACCGGCGCTCGCCCTGCTCGGCGGCCTGCCGATGACCGTCGCGGTCGGCACCTCCCTGCTGGTCATCTCCATGAAGTCCTTCGCAGGGCTGGCCGGTTACCTCGCCACCGTGCACATCGACTGGGGCTTCGCTGCGCTCGTCACGGCCGCCGCCGTCGTCGGCAGCCTGCTCGGCGGCCTGCTCGCCGGGCGCATCCCGCAAGACGCGCTGCGCAAGTCCTTCGGCTGGTTCGTCGCTGTCATGGGGGTGTTCGTCCTCGGCCAGCAGATCGGCTCCGATCTGCGTCACACGCTGCTCACCAGCCCTTGGACGTGGGCCTGCGCGGCCGCGGCGGCGGGTGTCGGGGTCAGCTGGTACCTGCTCAGGCGTATCGCGCGCACGCCGGAGCGGACGAGCACCACCCCGGCGGTGCCGGACACCGAAAGCCCTGACTCCCTCATCACCCGCCCCTGA
- a CDS encoding SsgA family sporulation/cell division regulator: MSGNEPGVQARPGLTLDIERVLDVSTRQAVRAEFRFSAASPLIVSVELVVEGGPRVVWRIGRDLLQQGLHSMGGLGDVRMWPSHLEERSTAWLQLASGDMAALFELPVPPLAEWLEHTYRLVPAGDELAGVDWDAAGAELLPAHGARSD; the protein is encoded by the coding sequence ATGAGCGGCAACGAACCCGGTGTCCAGGCCCGCCCTGGCCTGACCCTGGACATCGAGCGCGTGCTCGACGTCTCCACGCGGCAGGCCGTCCGAGCGGAATTCCGGTTCAGCGCGGCATCCCCCTTGATCGTGAGCGTGGAGCTTGTCGTCGAAGGCGGTCCGCGTGTCGTGTGGCGGATCGGGCGGGACCTCCTCCAGCAGGGGCTGCACTCGATGGGTGGCCTCGGCGACGTTCGGATGTGGCCGTCGCACCTGGAGGAGCGAAGCACCGCGTGGCTTCAGCTGGCCTCGGGTGACATGGCGGCCCTGTTCGAGCTTCCCGTGCCACCGCTGGCGGAGTGGCTGGAGCACACCTATCGGCTCGTGCCCGCGGGAGACGAGCTCGCCGGAGTCGACTGGGACGCCGCCGGTGCGGAACTGCTCCCCGCTCACGGAGCCCGGTCCGACTGA
- a CDS encoding TusE/DsrC/DsvC family sulfur relay protein — translation MPTATYADTAVPVDDEGFFTDPARWTEPMAEQIATEAGIEALTDRHWTVIRFMREQYAAKGTGPTVRVLGKTSGVSVKELYQLFPKGPAKTAARIAGIPKPRGCI, via the coding sequence ATGCCCACCGCCACCTACGCCGACACGGCCGTCCCGGTCGACGACGAGGGCTTCTTCACCGACCCCGCGCGCTGGACCGAGCCGATGGCCGAGCAGATCGCCACGGAAGCCGGCATCGAGGCGCTGACCGACCGGCACTGGACGGTCATCCGCTTCATGCGCGAGCAGTACGCCGCCAAGGGCACCGGCCCCACCGTGCGCGTGCTCGGCAAGACCTCCGGCGTCAGCGTCAAGGAGCTCTACCAGCTCTTCCCCAAGGGGCCTGCGAAGACCGCCGCGAGGATCGCCGGCATCCCCAAGCCCCGCGGCTGCATCTGA
- a CDS encoding DUF3732 domain-containing protein, translating to MHGLFRRPVGAARFVTTHLADWDTVTAYFELLRDVAELNEGALQIIVCDHVNLTEGSWFQDAIVENWRPHDGRRQALIPNDWLE from the coding sequence TTGCATGGACTGTTTCGGCGCCCCGTTGGCGCCGCCAGATTCGTCACCACACACCTCGCAGACTGGGACACTGTCACGGCCTACTTCGAACTCCTCAGGGACGTGGCGGAACTCAACGAGGGCGCACTGCAGATCATCGTGTGCGACCACGTCAACCTCACGGAGGGGTCCTGGTTCCAGGACGCCATCGTTGAGAACTGGCGGCCGCACGACGGACGGCGCCAAGCCCTGATCCCCAATGACTGGCTCGAGTGA
- a CDS encoding trypco2 family protein, whose amino-acid sequence MIELSDLIRELRQQLATAAQEQEGQAVQFDLGPVEIEVTVTVTRESSARGGIRLWVVDAEAEDGAQPRSGTQRITLTLQPRAEVSGRPARISAGDIERIPVAGHTSPGPENDPDDDWPQQER is encoded by the coding sequence GTGATTGAACTATCCGACCTGATCCGCGAGTTGCGGCAGCAGCTGGCCACCGCAGCACAGGAGCAGGAGGGGCAAGCGGTCCAGTTTGACCTGGGGCCGGTGGAGATCGAGGTCACGGTGACGGTGACCCGCGAGTCCAGCGCCCGAGGCGGGATTCGCCTCTGGGTCGTGGACGCTGAAGCCGAGGACGGCGCGCAGCCGCGTTCTGGCACTCAGCGAATCACTCTGACCCTTCAGCCGCGGGCTGAGGTCTCCGGCCGTCCCGCCCGCATCAGTGCCGGCGACATCGAACGTATCCCCGTCGCCGGGCACACTTCACCTGGGCCAGAAAACGATCCGGACGACGACTGGCCGCAGCAGGAGCGCTGA
- a CDS encoding rhodanese-like domain-containing protein: MTLHADKPRLDPAALRELTRSGEGPRLLDVRTPGEFRTAHIPGSYNVPLDTLREHRAELLNHLDEDVILVCRSGARAAQAEQALAEGGLPNLRVLDGGVMAWESAGGPLTRGPARWDLERQVRLVAGSLVLVTGAAGLFVPGLHLIGTAVGAGLTVAALTNTCAMGMLLSKLPYNRGPRTDLDTVVAALRDAP, from the coding sequence ATGACCCTCCACGCCGACAAACCACGCCTCGACCCCGCCGCCCTGCGCGAGCTGACCCGCTCCGGCGAAGGCCCGCGCCTGCTGGACGTGCGCACGCCCGGCGAGTTCCGCACCGCCCACATCCCCGGCTCCTACAACGTCCCCCTCGACACCCTGCGCGAGCACCGCGCCGAGCTGCTGAACCACCTCGACGAGGACGTCATCCTCGTCTGTCGCTCCGGCGCCCGCGCCGCCCAGGCCGAACAGGCGCTCGCCGAGGGCGGATTGCCCAACCTGCGTGTCCTCGACGGCGGCGTCATGGCCTGGGAGTCCGCCGGCGGCCCGCTCACCCGCGGGCCCGCCCGCTGGGACCTGGAACGCCAGGTCCGGCTCGTCGCCGGAAGCCTGGTGCTGGTGACCGGGGCCGCGGGCCTGTTCGTGCCCGGGCTGCACCTGATCGGCACGGCCGTCGGTGCGGGGCTGACCGTCGCCGCGCTCACCAACACCTGTGCGATGGGCATGCTGTTGTCGAAGCTGCCCTACAACCGCGGCCCGCGCACCGACCTCGACACGGTGGTCGCCGCCCTGAGGGACGCCCCGTGA
- a CDS encoding rhodanese-like domain-containing protein, which produces MFFAQYYLDCLSQASYLIADETTGRAVVVDPRRDVSEYLADAAAHGFTIEAVVNTHFHADFLAGHLELADRTGAWIGYGQRAEAEYPIRKLTDGERINLGDVQLQILETPGHTPESISVLVYEHTGDTVPYGVLTGDALFIGDVGRPDLLASIGVTADELGHMLYDTIQHKLMALPDAVRVFPAHGAGSACGKNLSTQRQSSIGEQRVTNYACRPMSEEKFVELVTAGQPSAPAYFVYDAILNRKEHGLFDAAAAPQPLSVEEFMQRRAAGAVVLDARSPQDFAPGYLRGSVNVPADGRFAEQAGMVVGPEQEVVVVAPQDREEEVVTRLARIGFDKVGGYLREPEGAFPALADDMVQASRLTADELRGLLDGGEPPLVLDVRNTAEREEGFIEGSLHIPLAELARRLDEIPADRSLVVHCAGGHRSSIAASLLRHKGRTDVSDLLGGYGAWLAQPAPADV; this is translated from the coding sequence ATGTTCTTCGCCCAGTACTACCTCGACTGCCTCTCGCAGGCGTCCTACTTGATCGCCGACGAGACCACGGGCCGGGCCGTCGTCGTCGACCCGCGCCGCGACGTCTCGGAGTACCTCGCCGACGCCGCTGCCCACGGCTTCACCATCGAGGCCGTCGTCAACACCCACTTCCACGCCGACTTCCTCGCCGGCCACCTGGAGCTGGCCGACCGCACCGGCGCGTGGATCGGCTACGGGCAGCGCGCCGAAGCCGAGTACCCCATCCGCAAGCTGACCGACGGGGAGCGGATCAACCTCGGCGACGTCCAGCTCCAGATCCTCGAAACCCCGGGCCACACCCCCGAGTCGATCAGTGTGCTGGTGTACGAGCACACCGGCGACACCGTCCCCTACGGGGTGCTGACGGGTGACGCGCTGTTCATCGGTGACGTCGGCCGGCCCGACCTGCTCGCCTCGATCGGCGTGACCGCCGACGAACTCGGCCACATGCTCTACGACACCATCCAGCACAAGCTGATGGCCCTGCCCGACGCGGTCCGGGTCTTTCCCGCGCACGGGGCCGGCTCGGCCTGCGGCAAGAACCTCTCCACCCAGCGCCAGTCCTCCATCGGCGAGCAGCGCGTCACCAACTACGCCTGCCGCCCGATGAGCGAAGAGAAGTTCGTCGAGCTGGTGACGGCCGGACAGCCCTCCGCGCCCGCCTACTTCGTCTACGACGCCATCCTCAACCGCAAGGAGCACGGCCTGTTCGACGCGGCGGCCGCACCGCAGCCCCTGTCGGTCGAGGAGTTCATGCAGCGGCGCGCGGCCGGCGCGGTCGTCCTCGACGCCCGTTCACCGCAGGACTTCGCGCCCGGGTATCTGCGCGGCTCGGTCAACGTGCCCGCGGACGGCCGCTTCGCCGAGCAGGCGGGCATGGTCGTCGGCCCCGAGCAGGAGGTCGTCGTGGTGGCGCCGCAGGACCGTGAGGAGGAGGTCGTCACCCGGCTCGCCCGGATCGGCTTCGACAAGGTCGGCGGGTATCTGCGCGAACCCGAGGGCGCCTTCCCCGCCCTGGCCGACGACATGGTGCAGGCCAGCCGCCTGACCGCCGACGAGCTGCGCGGGCTCCTGGACGGCGGCGAACCTCCGCTGGTGCTCGACGTGCGCAACACCGCCGAACGCGAAGAGGGCTTCATCGAGGGCTCGCTGCACATCCCGCTGGCCGAACTGGCACGCCGCCTGGACGAGATCCCGGCCGACCGGTCCCTGGTCGTGCACTGCGCGGGCGGCCACCGCTCCTCGATCGCCGCCAGCCTGCTCCGGCACAAGGGCCGCACCGACGTCTCCGACCTGCTCGGTGGCTACGGCGCCTGGCTGGCCCAGCCCGCGCCCGCCGACGTCTGA
- a CDS encoding peptidoglycan recognition protein family protein: protein MATFVTRSQWGARAPKSVSNDITPAQGGVVVHHVDAVKVAKANHADCAAQVRGIQNFHMDSNGWSDIAYSHLACVHGYLFQGRGEYVRTAAQGTTQGNDDWYAVCALTGGTASSYDTITAGLIDAVRHGINRLRVSGGAARAITGHRDHHATACPGNLYARVLSGEVNPGGGPLPYPGVNFRQPPTFVHASVATWQYRMNSAHGYSLAVDGQYGPGSDSACRSFQSSRGLSVDGVVGPATWGATFA from the coding sequence ATGGCCACGTTCGTCACCCGCTCCCAATGGGGCGCCAGGGCACCCAAAAGCGTCAGCAACGACATCACCCCGGCCCAGGGCGGCGTGGTCGTCCATCACGTCGACGCCGTGAAGGTGGCCAAGGCCAATCACGCCGACTGCGCCGCCCAGGTGCGGGGCATCCAGAACTTCCACATGGACTCCAACGGCTGGTCGGACATCGCCTACAGCCACCTCGCCTGCGTCCACGGCTACCTCTTCCAAGGCCGCGGCGAGTACGTCCGCACCGCCGCCCAGGGCACCACACAGGGCAACGACGACTGGTACGCGGTCTGTGCCCTGACCGGCGGCACCGCCAGCAGCTACGACACCATCACCGCCGGGCTCATCGACGCCGTCCGCCACGGCATCAACCGCCTGCGGGTGTCGGGCGGCGCCGCGCGGGCCATCACCGGCCACCGGGACCACCACGCGACGGCCTGCCCGGGCAACCTGTACGCCAGGGTGCTCAGCGGCGAGGTCAACCCCGGCGGCGGCCCCCTGCCCTACCCCGGCGTCAATTTCCGCCAGCCGCCGACCTTCGTGCATGCCAGCGTGGCGACCTGGCAGTACCGGATGAACAGCGCGCACGGTTACTCCCTCGCCGTGGACGGCCAGTACGGGCCGGGATCCGACTCCGCCTGCCGCAGCTTCCAGTCGAGCAGGGGTCTGAGCGTGGACGGCGTCGTCGGGCCGGCCACCTGGGGCGCCACGTTCGCCTAG